In Tachypleus tridentatus isolate NWPU-2018 chromosome 7, ASM421037v1, whole genome shotgun sequence, a genomic segment contains:
- the LOC143257424 gene encoding LIM domain-binding protein 2-like isoform X2, producing MPGPMPPHHPGSGVVPHPPGMPTHNIPHPMPDGRPIDHGRHTPYFGQPDYRIYEMNKRLQLRTEDSDNLWWDTFATEFFEDDATVTLTFCLEDGPKRYTIGRTLIPRYFRSIFEGGVTDLYFQLKHPKESFHNTTISLDCDQCFMITHHGKPVYNKGLVSGQYPNDPMKEQYAKDNAIVVCTEGRLILEFTFDDLMRIKSWHFATRAHRELVPRSVVALQSQQQDPSLIEQLSKNITRQGLTNSTLNYLRLCVILEPMQELMSRHRAFGLSPRDCLKTTLFQKWQRMVAPPETQRPPSKRRKRKSSIAGGGTIKKKNTTSPGPANFSLASQDVMVVGEPSLMGGEFGDEDERLITRLENTQYDASTAAANGLEDGEDYSSNPMTSVSSSNTSAMSTWSGPHTGAGGQDRTSTSSGGGGPTTNGPQSSKPNDKKSSPSINH from the exons AAGACACACTCCATATTTTGGACAGCCAGATTATAGAATATATGAAATGAATAAGAGACTACAGTTACGAACAGaa GACAGTGACAATCTGTGGTGGGATACATTTGCTACAGAATTCTTTGAGGATGATGCAACAGTAACACTGACTTTCTGCTTGGAAGATGGACCAAAGAGATATA CAATAGGCCGTACTCTCATTCCTCGCTACTTTAGGAGTATATTTGAAGGTGGAGTAACAGACTTGTACTTTCAGTTGAAGCACCCCAAGGAATCTTTCCACAACACGACCATCTCTCTGGACTGTGATCAGTGCTTTATGATCACCCATCATGGGAAGccagtgtataataaa GGTCTAGTTAGTGGCCAGTACCCTAATGATCCCATGAAGGAACAATATGCTAAAGATAATGCTATTGTT GTTTGTACAGAAGGAAGATTGATTCTGGAATTTACTTTTGATGACTTGATGAGGATAAAATCGTGGCATTTTGCAACCCGAGCACACAGAGAACTGGTCCCACGCAGCGTTGTTGCCTTGCag aGTCAGCAACAAGATCCATCTTTAATAGAACAGTTGTCAAAAAACATCACTAGACAAGGGTTAACAAATTCTACCCTAAACTACTTGAGA CTGTGCGTTATCCTAGAACCCATGCAAGAGCTCATGTCTCGCCATAGAGCTTTTGGCCTTAGTCCTAGAGATTGTCTAAAAACTACACTGTTCCAGAAATGGCAGAGGATGGTGGCACCTCCTG AAACTCAGCGACCTCCCAGTAAACGACGCAAAAGGAAGTCTTCAATAGCAGGAGGTGGaaccataaagaaaaaaaatacaacctCTCCAGGACCTGCTAATTTTTCTCTTGCTTCTCAG GATGTTATGGTTGTTGGAGAACCATCCCTGATGGGGGGAGAATTTGGAGATGAAGATGAGCGTCTGATTACTCGTCTAGAGAACACACAATACGATGCTTCAACAGCTGCAGCCAATGGGCTAGAGGATGGTGAGGACTACTCCAGTAACCCAATGACTTCTGTTTCAAGCTCAAATACTTCTGCCATGTCTACCTGGTCAGGACCGCACACAGGTGCTGGAGGGCAGGATCGAACTTCCACATCATCAGGTGGTGGAGGGCCAACCACTAATGGACCCCAATCATCTAAACCAAATGACAagaagtcatcaccatccataaatcattaa
- the LOC143257424 gene encoding LIM domain-binding protein 2-like isoform X1: protein MPGPMPPHHPGSGVVPHPPGMPTHNIPHPMPDGRPIDHGRHTPYFGQPDYRIYEMNKRLQLRTEDSDNLWWDTFATEFFEDDATVTLTFCLEDGPKRYTIGRTLIPRYFRSIFEGGVTDLYFQLKHPKESFHNTTISLDCDQCFMITHHGKPVYNKGLVSGQYPNDPMKEQYAKDNAIVVCTEGRLILEFTFDDLMRIKSWHFATRAHRELVPRSVVALQSQQQDPSLIEQLSKNITRQGLTNSTLNYLRLCVILEPMQELMSRHRAFGLSPRDCLKTTLFQKWQRMVAPPGSNYRGHPNDLKSPPDIETQRPPSKRRKRKSSIAGGGTIKKKNTTSPGPANFSLASQDVMVVGEPSLMGGEFGDEDERLITRLENTQYDASTAAANGLEDGEDYSSNPMTSVSSSNTSAMSTWSGPHTGAGGQDRTSTSSGGGGPTTNGPQSSKPNDKKSSPSINH, encoded by the exons AAGACACACTCCATATTTTGGACAGCCAGATTATAGAATATATGAAATGAATAAGAGACTACAGTTACGAACAGaa GACAGTGACAATCTGTGGTGGGATACATTTGCTACAGAATTCTTTGAGGATGATGCAACAGTAACACTGACTTTCTGCTTGGAAGATGGACCAAAGAGATATA CAATAGGCCGTACTCTCATTCCTCGCTACTTTAGGAGTATATTTGAAGGTGGAGTAACAGACTTGTACTTTCAGTTGAAGCACCCCAAGGAATCTTTCCACAACACGACCATCTCTCTGGACTGTGATCAGTGCTTTATGATCACCCATCATGGGAAGccagtgtataataaa GGTCTAGTTAGTGGCCAGTACCCTAATGATCCCATGAAGGAACAATATGCTAAAGATAATGCTATTGTT GTTTGTACAGAAGGAAGATTGATTCTGGAATTTACTTTTGATGACTTGATGAGGATAAAATCGTGGCATTTTGCAACCCGAGCACACAGAGAACTGGTCCCACGCAGCGTTGTTGCCTTGCag aGTCAGCAACAAGATCCATCTTTAATAGAACAGTTGTCAAAAAACATCACTAGACAAGGGTTAACAAATTCTACCCTAAACTACTTGAGA CTGTGCGTTATCCTAGAACCCATGCAAGAGCTCATGTCTCGCCATAGAGCTTTTGGCCTTAGTCCTAGAGATTGTCTAAAAACTACACTGTTCCAGAAATGGCAGAGGATGGTGGCACCTCCTG GTTCCAACTACCGCGGCCATCCAAATGACCTAAAATCACCTCCGGACATAG AAACTCAGCGACCTCCCAGTAAACGACGCAAAAGGAAGTCTTCAATAGCAGGAGGTGGaaccataaagaaaaaaaatacaacctCTCCAGGACCTGCTAATTTTTCTCTTGCTTCTCAG GATGTTATGGTTGTTGGAGAACCATCCCTGATGGGGGGAGAATTTGGAGATGAAGATGAGCGTCTGATTACTCGTCTAGAGAACACACAATACGATGCTTCAACAGCTGCAGCCAATGGGCTAGAGGATGGTGAGGACTACTCCAGTAACCCAATGACTTCTGTTTCAAGCTCAAATACTTCTGCCATGTCTACCTGGTCAGGACCGCACACAGGTGCTGGAGGGCAGGATCGAACTTCCACATCATCAGGTGGTGGAGGGCCAACCACTAATGGACCCCAATCATCTAAACCAAATGACAagaagtcatcaccatccataaatcattaa
- the LOC143257424 gene encoding LIM domain-binding protein 2-like isoform X3 — MNKRLQLRTEDSDNLWWDTFATEFFEDDATVTLTFCLEDGPKRYTIGRTLIPRYFRSIFEGGVTDLYFQLKHPKESFHNTTISLDCDQCFMITHHGKPVYNKGLVSGQYPNDPMKEQYAKDNAIVVCTEGRLILEFTFDDLMRIKSWHFATRAHRELVPRSVVALQSQQQDPSLIEQLSKNITRQGLTNSTLNYLRLCVILEPMQELMSRHRAFGLSPRDCLKTTLFQKWQRMVAPPGSNYRGHPNDLKSPPDIETQRPPSKRRKRKSSIAGGGTIKKKNTTSPGPANFSLASQDVMVVGEPSLMGGEFGDEDERLITRLENTQYDASTAAANGLEDGEDYSSNPMTSVSSSNTSAMSTWSGPHTGAGGQDRTSTSSGGGGPTTNGPQSSKPNDKKSSPSINH; from the exons ATGAATAAGAGACTACAGTTACGAACAGaa GACAGTGACAATCTGTGGTGGGATACATTTGCTACAGAATTCTTTGAGGATGATGCAACAGTAACACTGACTTTCTGCTTGGAAGATGGACCAAAGAGATATA CAATAGGCCGTACTCTCATTCCTCGCTACTTTAGGAGTATATTTGAAGGTGGAGTAACAGACTTGTACTTTCAGTTGAAGCACCCCAAGGAATCTTTCCACAACACGACCATCTCTCTGGACTGTGATCAGTGCTTTATGATCACCCATCATGGGAAGccagtgtataataaa GGTCTAGTTAGTGGCCAGTACCCTAATGATCCCATGAAGGAACAATATGCTAAAGATAATGCTATTGTT GTTTGTACAGAAGGAAGATTGATTCTGGAATTTACTTTTGATGACTTGATGAGGATAAAATCGTGGCATTTTGCAACCCGAGCACACAGAGAACTGGTCCCACGCAGCGTTGTTGCCTTGCag aGTCAGCAACAAGATCCATCTTTAATAGAACAGTTGTCAAAAAACATCACTAGACAAGGGTTAACAAATTCTACCCTAAACTACTTGAGA CTGTGCGTTATCCTAGAACCCATGCAAGAGCTCATGTCTCGCCATAGAGCTTTTGGCCTTAGTCCTAGAGATTGTCTAAAAACTACACTGTTCCAGAAATGGCAGAGGATGGTGGCACCTCCTG GTTCCAACTACCGCGGCCATCCAAATGACCTAAAATCACCTCCGGACATAG AAACTCAGCGACCTCCCAGTAAACGACGCAAAAGGAAGTCTTCAATAGCAGGAGGTGGaaccataaagaaaaaaaatacaacctCTCCAGGACCTGCTAATTTTTCTCTTGCTTCTCAG GATGTTATGGTTGTTGGAGAACCATCCCTGATGGGGGGAGAATTTGGAGATGAAGATGAGCGTCTGATTACTCGTCTAGAGAACACACAATACGATGCTTCAACAGCTGCAGCCAATGGGCTAGAGGATGGTGAGGACTACTCCAGTAACCCAATGACTTCTGTTTCAAGCTCAAATACTTCTGCCATGTCTACCTGGTCAGGACCGCACACAGGTGCTGGAGGGCAGGATCGAACTTCCACATCATCAGGTGGTGGAGGGCCAACCACTAATGGACCCCAATCATCTAAACCAAATGACAagaagtcatcaccatccataaatcattaa
- the LOC143257424 gene encoding LIM domain-binding protein 2-like isoform X5, with protein sequence MNKRLQLRTEDSDNLWWDTFATEFFEDDATVTLTFCLEDGPKRYTIGRTLIPRYFRSIFEGGVTDLYFQLKHPKESFHNTTISLDCDQCFMITHHGKPVYNKGLVSGQYPNDPMKEQYAKDNAIVVCTEGRLILEFTFDDLMRIKSWHFATRAHRELVPRSVVALQSQQQDPSLIEQLSKNITRQGLTNSTLNYLRLCVILEPMQELMSRHRAFGLSPRDCLKTTLFQKWQRMVAPPETQRPPSKRRKRKSSIAGGGTIKKKNTTSPGPANFSLASQDVMVVGEPSLMGGEFGDEDERLITRLENTQYDASTAAANGLEDGEDYSSNPMTSVSSSNTSAMSTWSGPHTGAGGQDRTSTSSGGGGPTTNGPQSSKPNDKKSSPSINH encoded by the exons ATGAATAAGAGACTACAGTTACGAACAGaa GACAGTGACAATCTGTGGTGGGATACATTTGCTACAGAATTCTTTGAGGATGATGCAACAGTAACACTGACTTTCTGCTTGGAAGATGGACCAAAGAGATATA CAATAGGCCGTACTCTCATTCCTCGCTACTTTAGGAGTATATTTGAAGGTGGAGTAACAGACTTGTACTTTCAGTTGAAGCACCCCAAGGAATCTTTCCACAACACGACCATCTCTCTGGACTGTGATCAGTGCTTTATGATCACCCATCATGGGAAGccagtgtataataaa GGTCTAGTTAGTGGCCAGTACCCTAATGATCCCATGAAGGAACAATATGCTAAAGATAATGCTATTGTT GTTTGTACAGAAGGAAGATTGATTCTGGAATTTACTTTTGATGACTTGATGAGGATAAAATCGTGGCATTTTGCAACCCGAGCACACAGAGAACTGGTCCCACGCAGCGTTGTTGCCTTGCag aGTCAGCAACAAGATCCATCTTTAATAGAACAGTTGTCAAAAAACATCACTAGACAAGGGTTAACAAATTCTACCCTAAACTACTTGAGA CTGTGCGTTATCCTAGAACCCATGCAAGAGCTCATGTCTCGCCATAGAGCTTTTGGCCTTAGTCCTAGAGATTGTCTAAAAACTACACTGTTCCAGAAATGGCAGAGGATGGTGGCACCTCCTG AAACTCAGCGACCTCCCAGTAAACGACGCAAAAGGAAGTCTTCAATAGCAGGAGGTGGaaccataaagaaaaaaaatacaacctCTCCAGGACCTGCTAATTTTTCTCTTGCTTCTCAG GATGTTATGGTTGTTGGAGAACCATCCCTGATGGGGGGAGAATTTGGAGATGAAGATGAGCGTCTGATTACTCGTCTAGAGAACACACAATACGATGCTTCAACAGCTGCAGCCAATGGGCTAGAGGATGGTGAGGACTACTCCAGTAACCCAATGACTTCTGTTTCAAGCTCAAATACTTCTGCCATGTCTACCTGGTCAGGACCGCACACAGGTGCTGGAGGGCAGGATCGAACTTCCACATCATCAGGTGGTGGAGGGCCAACCACTAATGGACCCCAATCATCTAAACCAAATGACAagaagtcatcaccatccataaatcattaa
- the LOC143257424 gene encoding LIM domain-binding protein 2-like isoform X4 has protein sequence MCKLQLDSDNLWWDTFATEFFEDDATVTLTFCLEDGPKRYTIGRTLIPRYFRSIFEGGVTDLYFQLKHPKESFHNTTISLDCDQCFMITHHGKPVYNKGLVSGQYPNDPMKEQYAKDNAIVVCTEGRLILEFTFDDLMRIKSWHFATRAHRELVPRSVVALQSQQQDPSLIEQLSKNITRQGLTNSTLNYLRLCVILEPMQELMSRHRAFGLSPRDCLKTTLFQKWQRMVAPPGSNYRGHPNDLKSPPDIETQRPPSKRRKRKSSIAGGGTIKKKNTTSPGPANFSLASQDVMVVGEPSLMGGEFGDEDERLITRLENTQYDASTAAANGLEDGEDYSSNPMTSVSSSNTSAMSTWSGPHTGAGGQDRTSTSSGGGGPTTNGPQSSKPNDKKSSPSINH, from the exons ATGTGCAAGCTTCAGTTG GACAGTGACAATCTGTGGTGGGATACATTTGCTACAGAATTCTTTGAGGATGATGCAACAGTAACACTGACTTTCTGCTTGGAAGATGGACCAAAGAGATATA CAATAGGCCGTACTCTCATTCCTCGCTACTTTAGGAGTATATTTGAAGGTGGAGTAACAGACTTGTACTTTCAGTTGAAGCACCCCAAGGAATCTTTCCACAACACGACCATCTCTCTGGACTGTGATCAGTGCTTTATGATCACCCATCATGGGAAGccagtgtataataaa GGTCTAGTTAGTGGCCAGTACCCTAATGATCCCATGAAGGAACAATATGCTAAAGATAATGCTATTGTT GTTTGTACAGAAGGAAGATTGATTCTGGAATTTACTTTTGATGACTTGATGAGGATAAAATCGTGGCATTTTGCAACCCGAGCACACAGAGAACTGGTCCCACGCAGCGTTGTTGCCTTGCag aGTCAGCAACAAGATCCATCTTTAATAGAACAGTTGTCAAAAAACATCACTAGACAAGGGTTAACAAATTCTACCCTAAACTACTTGAGA CTGTGCGTTATCCTAGAACCCATGCAAGAGCTCATGTCTCGCCATAGAGCTTTTGGCCTTAGTCCTAGAGATTGTCTAAAAACTACACTGTTCCAGAAATGGCAGAGGATGGTGGCACCTCCTG GTTCCAACTACCGCGGCCATCCAAATGACCTAAAATCACCTCCGGACATAG AAACTCAGCGACCTCCCAGTAAACGACGCAAAAGGAAGTCTTCAATAGCAGGAGGTGGaaccataaagaaaaaaaatacaacctCTCCAGGACCTGCTAATTTTTCTCTTGCTTCTCAG GATGTTATGGTTGTTGGAGAACCATCCCTGATGGGGGGAGAATTTGGAGATGAAGATGAGCGTCTGATTACTCGTCTAGAGAACACACAATACGATGCTTCAACAGCTGCAGCCAATGGGCTAGAGGATGGTGAGGACTACTCCAGTAACCCAATGACTTCTGTTTCAAGCTCAAATACTTCTGCCATGTCTACCTGGTCAGGACCGCACACAGGTGCTGGAGGGCAGGATCGAACTTCCACATCATCAGGTGGTGGAGGGCCAACCACTAATGGACCCCAATCATCTAAACCAAATGACAagaagtcatcaccatccataaatcattaa